Below is a genomic region from Pseudoruegeria sp. SHC-113.
TCGCTGCGCAGACGCGCCAGCGCCTCGGGGTCCTGCTCAAAGAACATCACGCCCTCATTTGTGCCCAGCCGCGCGCCATGCGCTTCGTCGAGCCAGTCCAGCAGCGGATCCCACACTTCCGCCTGCCGGGCGATCAGCTCGGCCGGGCCTTCGGCGCGGTAGCAGAGCAGATCCGTCTCGCCATAGGCAGCGATCAGCGCGGCCACGTCGTCAAACTGGGTGCTGACCTTGTCGATGGCGGAATTCGCTGAGCGCGTCACCGGCATGGTGAGCGGCTGCACCTCGCCCTCCTGCGCCGCCCATTCCTCTGCCACGGCCTGCGCCATGGCCAGCGTCGGCATCACCAGCGCGGCCTTGCCCGGTGTCTTCAGGCGGCGGCCATCCAGCAGCACCTCGAAGCCACCGTCGCATTCCGCTGCCGTGGCCTCTTTCCAGAAGCGTTTCTGTTTCCACTCAGCCATACCGGTCAGCTCCAAAGCTTTTGTTGCAACGCGTCGAAATTATCCACCACCGCCTGCGCGCCCGCCGCCTGCAGCCGCGCGGTGTCATGATAGCCCCAGCTCACGCCGATGGCACGCACGCCCGCGGCGCGGGCCATGTCCATGTCGTAGCTCGTATCGCCGATCATCACCGCATTCTCCGGCGCGACGCCCGTCTCAGCCAGCGCGGTGAAGATCATGGAGGGGTGCGGCTTGGAGGGGTGATCATCAGCCACCTGCGTGGTGACGAAAAGGCGGCGCAGATCGAAGCTGTCGAGGATGAACTCCAGCCCGCGCCGGGATTTCCCGGTGGCGACGCCCAGCAGGATCTCGTCTTGCGCGTGTAGCGCCTTAAGAGCCTCC
It encodes:
- a CDS encoding ATP12 family chaperone protein, whose product is MAEWKQKRFWKEATAAECDGGFEVLLDGRRLKTPGKAALVMPTLAMAQAVAEEWAAQEGEVQPLTMPVTRSANSAIDKVSTQFDDVAALIAAYGETDLLCYRAEGPAELIARQAEVWDPLLDWLDEAHGARLGTNEGVMFFEQDPEALARLRSEVFRLSPFELTAFHDLVGLSGSLVIGLAAIAGQQPAEALWAASRIDETWQAELWGEDEEAQEMAQAKKDGFLHADRFYKLTQ
- a CDS encoding HAD-IA family hydrolase; the protein is MDLKLAIFDVDGTLVDSQHLIVAAMQAACEGEGVAAPARQALLSGVGLSLPQLVPGLFPALEAEAHAAIVSGYKHHYARLRAEGGEAQVTPLYSGALEALKALHAQDEILLGVATGKSRRGLEFILDSFDLRRLFVTTQVADDHPSKPHPSMIFTALAETGVAPENAVMIGDTSYDMDMARAAGVRAIGVSWGYHDTARLQAAGAQAVVDNFDALQQKLWS